One genomic segment of Alkalimarinus alittae includes these proteins:
- a CDS encoding DUF6701 domain-containing protein, which translates to MFSRVVAFICVLVFSANVSAAISFISSVSDKGNDEKAALVVPAVTVGDVLLVQVAIRDRSGSDGVTAPAGWTQIGSQIADGSVLQSLYYRVATAGDVGVSYEWDFDQSGNRRYILGMSVFRGVDTANPIGSESSQIGMSGTAVTAPSVVTAGANSMLVGLYTLEAGNQSFTPASGMLEAYDVEEHNNNGITAMAAYAVQASAGATGDKVAIASKSNDDAIGHLVALNEGATLPSVSTVGGSCGTDNLIVVQYASTVSDDALNVSNYTLTSGNITGITRQDGSTVVLATDGLMGGQAYTLSVQGIANTVSFDGLMGHYYDQRNSSGSKVGYPGGEFTGQQFLRLDSQVNFSWNTATPTVFPNVSGNDERFSIRWTGYISPTTAGNYEFRLYSDDGARLSLDGTQIVNDWSLHSPRYSSVSASQALSVGQTYEVQMEHFEQTGQAFAQLEWRRDGGSWENIPTANLTTCAIPATPPLPPSVLEFRMDETSWNGTTGEVIDSSGNNNNATAINSLTTTNAGHLCRAGDFDGVNDYIETNDIYTSLSGTSSMSFWIKTTQTGDDIGWRAPGVTGIEQAGGSDDIFWGWLDASGRIGLSVANDFTTKSTQRVNDNAYHHVVLTRDAATGAYKIYIDGVLDKSGTLATGIIGNSFSSIGRIEDTGGTPEYFEGSLDELKIFDSVLSDTDVTTLFNETRVCPPTSCTLGSFAITQPAYGLACPNARAPINIKAMCDDGVTVKDDYAGTIDLLSNQNSQSEFYLASSGGSSITDIALTGSENGEVDVYLFHKNEYPSLKVTAEDTSLSVSTEATNGTDFRTFGFRVDRPVNFDFVCGNSKAFTITAIGQDTSLGGACNTLTGFDGTKSLKAWADVNIDPLTLGVKNTGLPKRILLNGSAVAVTKPSSSNMTVDFSAGIATISVEYEDVGEVIDVNVEHDDFPYDGTVSEITSTLTGALGSFIVSPEKVIIEVDSADAACASNLATCSKFVRANEPFAMTSKALCIGTPELVAKSYRGTVALTSDLKAPSGGTPAAPAVNEIIFDGAPSGGEEKISDQQIGEVGVFTITATPPAYFGVPVAVASVESANIGRFYPASFDVSMTSADFNLSCNSSFTYMGQPFGYLTPPEVTIKALSYTGDLTQNYEGDFWKLGTSLNQGSSCTGADSGFCYTDNVAGAALFSAPTASQSYGSILNANGLITLTMHPLLSDEFNYQRPISGALVSPFDADVRLNIKLIDSDDVEGGAELANIGFSGDPDAATAGAPMNTTVNEYLKYGRWVLENAFGPETNPLKIPMSAEFYDGTRFVVNTADNCTTFNAPDMRVTPSLNNSGTTSASGSGVAVSGLAALSDQISLSAPGDGKDGFAELCIDVQNWLKFDWNGDGLDESQVCDTSASPTMGDNDNPMSTATFGRYRGHDRIIYWRELSN; encoded by the coding sequence ATGTTTAGTCGTGTTGTTGCATTTATTTGCGTTCTTGTTTTTAGTGCTAATGTTAGCGCGGCTATTTCTTTTATTAGTTCGGTTAGCGACAAGGGAAATGATGAAAAGGCTGCCTTGGTCGTACCTGCAGTAACAGTAGGCGATGTGCTTTTGGTTCAAGTTGCTATAAGAGATCGAAGCGGTAGCGATGGTGTTACCGCGCCTGCGGGTTGGACTCAGATAGGAAGCCAGATTGCCGATGGCAGTGTTTTACAGTCCCTATACTATCGTGTAGCAACAGCAGGTGATGTGGGTGTCAGTTATGAATGGGATTTCGACCAGAGTGGTAATCGTCGTTATATATTAGGTATGTCTGTATTTCGTGGTGTTGATACTGCTAACCCCATTGGTAGTGAAAGCTCACAAATAGGAATGTCTGGCACAGCTGTCACAGCTCCATCGGTAGTAACAGCTGGGGCTAATTCAATGTTAGTGGGGCTTTATACGTTAGAGGCGGGCAACCAGTCCTTCACTCCAGCATCAGGAATGCTCGAAGCCTATGATGTTGAAGAGCATAATAACAATGGTATTACAGCGATGGCTGCTTATGCAGTGCAAGCTTCAGCAGGAGCAACCGGTGATAAAGTTGCTATCGCTTCCAAGAGTAATGATGATGCTATTGGACATTTAGTCGCGCTGAATGAAGGCGCTACACTTCCTTCAGTTAGCACTGTAGGAGGCAGTTGCGGTACCGATAATCTAATTGTCGTTCAATATGCCTCCACCGTTAGTGATGATGCATTAAATGTAAGTAATTACACGCTAACCAGTGGCAATATTACCGGCATCACACGGCAGGATGGAAGTACAGTTGTTTTGGCGACTGATGGACTGATGGGGGGGCAAGCCTATACGCTATCAGTGCAGGGTATCGCTAATACGGTTAGTTTTGATGGCTTGATGGGGCATTATTATGATCAGCGTAACTCAAGTGGTAGTAAGGTTGGATATCCAGGCGGGGAATTTACAGGTCAACAGTTCTTAAGGTTAGATAGTCAAGTTAACTTCTCATGGAATACTGCTACACCGACCGTATTCCCAAATGTTTCGGGAAATGATGAGCGATTTAGTATCCGCTGGACAGGTTATATTTCACCAACAACCGCGGGTAATTACGAGTTTCGATTGTACTCTGACGATGGCGCCAGACTCAGTCTCGACGGTACACAAATTGTTAATGATTGGAGCCTTCACTCGCCCAGATACTCATCGGTATCCGCTTCCCAAGCATTGAGCGTAGGTCAAACCTATGAAGTACAAATGGAGCATTTCGAACAAACCGGTCAAGCTTTTGCTCAGTTGGAATGGCGGAGAGACGGTGGGTCTTGGGAAAACATACCCACTGCAAACCTTACGACTTGTGCTATACCCGCCACCCCACCGCTACCACCATCAGTTCTTGAGTTTAGAATGGATGAAACTAGCTGGAATGGCACTACAGGCGAAGTAATCGATAGTTCAGGAAACAACAATAATGCCACCGCGATCAATAGTTTAACCACGACTAACGCGGGGCATTTATGCCGAGCGGGAGATTTTGATGGTGTGAATGACTATATTGAGACAAATGACATCTACACCTCATTGAGCGGCACGTCCTCCATGAGTTTCTGGATCAAAACAACTCAGACAGGGGATGATATAGGTTGGAGAGCTCCAGGTGTTACCGGTATTGAGCAGGCAGGTGGATCTGATGATATATTCTGGGGCTGGTTAGACGCTTCAGGCCGTATAGGGCTTTCAGTCGCAAACGACTTCACTACTAAATCTACACAAAGGGTTAATGATAATGCCTACCATCATGTTGTGCTCACCAGAGATGCTGCAACAGGGGCTTATAAAATATATATCGATGGTGTTCTTGATAAAAGTGGCACATTGGCCACCGGTATTATAGGCAACTCTTTCTCCAGTATAGGACGAATAGAGGATACAGGAGGTACGCCTGAATATTTTGAAGGAAGTCTTGATGAGTTAAAAATCTTTGATAGCGTGCTATCAGATACCGATGTCACAACGTTATTCAATGAGACACGAGTATGTCCACCTACAAGCTGTACGCTAGGTAGCTTCGCCATCACCCAGCCGGCTTACGGCCTAGCCTGCCCCAACGCCCGAGCTCCCATCAATATAAAAGCCATGTGTGACGATGGTGTTACCGTGAAAGACGATTATGCCGGCACGATTGATTTATTAAGCAATCAGAACAGTCAAAGTGAATTTTATTTAGCGAGCTCAGGTGGTTCCAGTATTACCGATATTGCGCTCACGGGGTCAGAAAATGGTGAGGTCGATGTTTATTTGTTTCATAAAAACGAATATCCCTCGCTTAAAGTGACTGCTGAAGACACCTCTCTTAGCGTATCAACAGAGGCGACTAACGGCACAGACTTTAGAACGTTTGGCTTCAGAGTAGATCGGCCTGTGAATTTTGACTTTGTTTGTGGAAACTCTAAAGCGTTTACGATTACAGCGATAGGGCAGGATACGAGCTTGGGGGGCGCATGCAACACGTTGACAGGGTTTGACGGCACAAAGTCACTAAAGGCATGGGCAGATGTAAATATCGACCCATTAACGTTGGGTGTAAAAAATACGGGCTTGCCAAAACGCATACTGTTGAATGGCTCTGCTGTTGCCGTCACGAAACCTTCTAGTAGTAATATGACTGTAGATTTCAGTGCAGGTATTGCCACTATATCTGTTGAGTATGAGGATGTAGGCGAAGTAATAGATGTTAACGTTGAGCATGATGATTTTCCATATGACGGTACAGTATCTGAAATCACAAGCACACTGACAGGGGCGTTAGGCTCGTTTATTGTGAGTCCTGAGAAAGTTATCATTGAAGTGGACTCTGCTGACGCAGCATGCGCTTCTAATCTAGCCACGTGTAGTAAATTTGTTAGGGCGAATGAGCCTTTTGCGATGACCTCCAAAGCGCTTTGTATTGGTACGCCTGAGTTGGTCGCAAAAAGCTACCGAGGTACGGTTGCCCTGACGTCTGACCTTAAAGCGCCCTCAGGGGGAACACCTGCCGCACCTGCAGTAAACGAAATTATTTTTGATGGGGCTCCATCCGGGGGGGAAGAGAAAATAAGCGACCAACAAATAGGTGAGGTCGGTGTATTTACCATAACCGCAACGCCACCTGCTTATTTTGGTGTACCGGTTGCCGTTGCCTCTGTCGAGTCAGCTAATATAGGTCGATTTTATCCCGCTAGCTTTGATGTAAGCATGACTTCGGCTGACTTTAATTTGTCATGTAATTCATCGTTTACCTATATGGGGCAGCCCTTTGGTTATTTAACTCCACCAGAAGTGACTATCAAAGCGCTAAGCTATACTGGCGACCTGACGCAGAATTATGAAGGGGACTTCTGGAAACTAGGCACTAGCCTTAATCAAGGCAGTAGCTGTACCGGTGCCGATTCTGGTTTTTGTTATACCGATAATGTAGCCGGCGCAGCGCTTTTCTCGGCCCCCACAGCCAGTCAGAGCTATGGCTCTATATTGAATGCAAATGGCTTGATTACACTGACGATGCATCCGCTACTCTCCGATGAGTTTAACTATCAAAGACCTATATCGGGTGCGCTTGTCTCGCCTTTTGATGCAGATGTGAGACTAAATATAAAGCTAATAGATAGTGATGATGTTGAAGGAGGTGCTGAGTTAGCGAATATAGGTTTCTCGGGGGATCCTGATGCGGCAACAGCTGGCGCGCCAATGAATACGACGGTTAACGAATATCTTAAATACGGACGTTGGGTGTTAGAGAACGCATTTGGCCCTGAAACGAATCCACTTAAAATACCGATGTCAGCAGAGTTTTATGATGGCACTCGCTTTGTCGTTAATACGGCAGATAACTGTACAACCTTTAATGCGCCAGATATGCGAGTTACACCTAGCTTAAATAATAGTGGCACGACGTCGGCTTCAGGAAGTGGCGTGGCTGTATCAGGTCTTGCAGCATTGTCAGATCAAATCTCACTATCAGCCCCAGGAGACGGCAAAGACGGTTTTGCAGAACTGTGCATAGATGTTCAGAACTGGTTAAAATTTGATTGGAATGGTGATGGGTTAGATGAAAGCCAGGTGTGTGATACCTCAGCTTCACCCACGATGGGCGATAATGACAACCCAATGTCGACCGCCACTTTCGGACGCTACCGCGGACACGATCGGATTATTTATTGGCGAGAACTAAGCAACTAA
- a CDS encoding type II secretion system protein, protein MKTHKSHKGFTLVELVIVIVISGILAVGSVQFVGQATQGYSDAADRQQLATIGWIASEKISRELRNALPNSIRVNASNTCIEFIPVTGGSHYKTLPNGTTPRTITAIESGFSAVPENTRIAVYPTSVNAVYGQANPGPISTSKVSALTNSGGIDTITLAGDFEFLAASPERRFYFTESPITYCIESTRLNRYSDYGFSAAKGTAQIIVDKLQRGTFSIAPASLTRNAVVAMHFEFDGGAIHIVDQEVQVRNVP, encoded by the coding sequence ATGAAAACACACAAAAGTCATAAAGGTTTTACCTTGGTCGAGCTGGTGATTGTTATCGTCATCTCAGGTATTTTGGCGGTAGGGTCCGTTCAATTTGTGGGTCAGGCCACACAAGGTTATTCAGATGCAGCAGACAGACAACAGTTAGCCACAATAGGCTGGATAGCATCAGAAAAAATTAGTCGAGAATTGCGCAATGCGCTACCCAATAGCATCAGGGTGAATGCGTCGAATACCTGTATAGAGTTTATTCCCGTGACGGGGGGCTCTCATTACAAAACGCTTCCTAATGGAACAACGCCAAGAACCATAACCGCTATCGAGTCTGGGTTTAGCGCAGTACCTGAAAATACGCGTATTGCCGTCTACCCAACAAGTGTAAATGCCGTCTATGGCCAAGCTAACCCAGGGCCAATAAGCACCAGTAAAGTATCAGCCTTAACCAATTCAGGAGGTATCGACACAATAACGCTAGCCGGTGATTTTGAGTTTCTTGCCGCGTCCCCCGAGCGGCGTTTTTACTTTACAGAAAGCCCCATCACCTATTGCATAGAGAGCACGCGTTTAAATCGATATAGCGACTATGGATTTAGTGCAGCGAAGGGTACCGCTCAAATTATTGTCGATAAACTCCAGCGCGGCACATTTAGCATCGCCCCTGCATCCCTGACCAGAAATGCTGTTGTTGCAATGCATTTTGAATTTGACGGAGGCGCTATACATATCGTTGACCAAGAGGTGCAGGTTAGAAATGTACCCTAA
- a CDS encoding type IV pilus modification PilV family protein produces MNSFRVQSGMTLVEMVISIVLISIAVTAVLSAFSTTMGRSSDSLWKNKSLKLAQLYLDEILSKKYDSSTPLGGVPASTTITCPIPAGGGGNRALYDNVDDYNGINDSPPKLVSGALANYTGYSVQVSVACAGNEVGIADNSKAKRITVSITPPNQSPMPFSVYRGNY; encoded by the coding sequence ATGAATAGCTTTAGAGTACAAAGCGGCATGACTTTGGTAGAAATGGTCATTTCCATTGTCCTTATATCCATTGCTGTAACGGCCGTATTGAGCGCATTTAGCACCACAATGGGCAGAAGCTCAGATTCATTATGGAAAAACAAATCGTTAAAGTTAGCTCAGCTTTATCTGGATGAAATTCTCAGCAAAAAATATGATTCGAGCACACCTTTAGGGGGTGTTCCAGCATCGACAACCATCACTTGCCCTATTCCAGCCGGTGGGGGAGGCAATAGAGCGCTATACGACAATGTGGATGACTATAACGGTATTAATGATAGCCCGCCAAAATTAGTCAGTGGTGCTTTAGCTAATTACACGGGTTATAGTGTTCAGGTATCGGTTGCTTGTGCGGGTAACGAAGTGGGTATTGCCGACAATAGTAAAGCAAAACGAATAACGGTCAGCATTACCCCCCCCAATCAGTCCCCAATGCCATTTAGTGTTTATCGTGGTAATTATTGA
- a CDS encoding type II secretion system protein has protein sequence MSNRIPLIRNQNDWYRKKVGSAHLSKSQGFTVVELVMTLVIIGILSASAMSLFSSRSSYSAFLAKDQFIASAITAQQTALALESSNSPSALTVSTSGGNWVFTVTKEGVVDPLTQITADASGGTLTIDGSTLTGSRTFSYNRSGSLTTNTSHVLTFTSDNSHTVCLAASGYAYSPASGTCP, from the coding sequence ATGTCTAACCGAATACCGCTCATTCGTAACCAAAATGATTGGTATAGAAAAAAGGTGGGCTCCGCCCACCTTTCAAAATCCCAAGGCTTTACCGTAGTAGAGCTAGTCATGACGCTAGTCATAATTGGCATTTTAAGCGCTAGCGCCATGTCCCTTTTCTCATCAAGAAGTAGCTACTCAGCCTTTCTCGCCAAAGACCAATTTATCGCCAGTGCAATAACAGCACAGCAAACAGCCCTAGCCCTAGAAAGCAGCAATTCCCCCTCAGCGCTTACCGTTTCAACATCAGGCGGCAATTGGGTTTTCACTGTAACAAAAGAGGGCGTTGTAGACCCGCTAACTCAAATTACCGCAGATGCTTCGGGTGGAACTCTTACAATCGATGGCAGCACACTCACTGGGTCGCGGACATTTAGCTATAACCGATCAGGCAGTTTAACCACTAATACCAGTCATGTTTTAACCTTTACTTCCGATAACAGCCACACCGTTTGTCTTGCCGCATCCGGTTATGCCTATAGCCCCGCATCAGGCACGTGTCCATGA
- a CDS encoding type II secretion system protein, with protein MINMKKMNNKQAGFTLIELVMVIVILGILSAFALPRFADLGGDAREAVFGGANGAARSAVAIVHAQALAEGKTAATGESVVLEGQTINLAYGYPTAANLDEAAGFDGITYAVTTGPDVGTITVGTCVSTYTQATSSTTGAPVVVTTLPTADGC; from the coding sequence ATGATTAATATGAAAAAAATGAACAACAAGCAGGCTGGTTTTACTTTAATCGAATTGGTCATGGTTATTGTTATTTTGGGTATTTTGTCAGCCTTTGCATTGCCTCGGTTTGCGGATTTGGGTGGGGATGCAAGAGAGGCTGTTTTTGGTGGGGCAAACGGTGCAGCTCGGTCAGCTGTTGCGATTGTACATGCTCAAGCTCTCGCAGAAGGTAAGACTGCGGCAACGGGCGAGTCAGTAGTGCTTGAGGGTCAAACAATTAACCTTGCATATGGTTATCCTACGGCGGCGAATCTTGATGAAGCTGCAGGTTTTGATGGAATTACTTATGCTGTAACCACGGGGCCTGATGTAGGCACTATAACGGTTGGCACTTGTGTTTCAACATACACTCAGGCAACATCATCGACAACTGGTGCTCCTGTAGTAGTGACTACTTTGCCAACAGCTGATGGTTGTTAA
- a CDS encoding pilus assembly FimT family protein has protein sequence MKQMLLSEKHKGFTLIELVVVIAILAILSAFAIPRFADMADEAHRSSVEASGGALVSAVVLVRSQWLAKGNSVAVDDLEGYGDETIDTSVDGWPTGVGGNNNPGAMSAAECQNLWIKLLQSSAPSVSTAVGSDYLASTFGGDCRYTYQRDTSGNYVQYDPDTGEVITVIN, from the coding sequence ATGAAGCAAATGTTACTGAGTGAAAAACATAAAGGTTTTACGTTGATCGAGTTAGTGGTTGTAATTGCGATTCTGGCTATATTATCAGCGTTCGCAATACCACGCTTTGCAGATATGGCAGATGAAGCCCATCGCAGCAGTGTAGAAGCTAGTGGGGGTGCATTGGTATCCGCAGTTGTGTTAGTGAGATCTCAGTGGCTAGCTAAAGGAAACTCCGTAGCAGTAGACGATTTGGAAGGTTACGGTGATGAAACTATCGATACGAGTGTTGACGGGTGGCCCACTGGAGTGGGTGGCAACAATAACCCAGGGGCGATGAGCGCCGCTGAATGCCAAAATTTGTGGATTAAACTACTACAAAGCAGCGCTCCGAGCGTAAGCACTGCCGTAGGAAGCGATTACCTAGCCTCAACATTTGGCGGAGACTGCCGATATACTTATCAAAGAGACACGTCAGGTAACTATGTGCAGTATGATCCTGACACTGGAGAGGTTATTACCGTTATCAATTAA
- a CDS encoding type II secretion system F family protein, with protein MPLFNYKGRDAKGAAISGQLEAVNGDSAAAEIQRRGLIPVSISEHVEKKDIFEGLKKIQLFKRKVSLEELIIYCRQMNALTRAGIPIIRAMRGLADSTTSDLLHDTLHDVTDRLESGVNLATSMQAHPDVFNDMFISMVHVGENTGQLEDAFKQLSASLELERDTRRRIKQATRYPTFVIIALLSALMIINLFVIPKFASVFAKLGADLPIFTKILVATSNFFLDYWWVVLGVSVIGVVLFKRWSKTESGHYKWDRTKLRFPLVGNLFELITLSRFSRNFSMMLAAGMPITHALAVAAESANNKYIGYHIMAMKSGIERGDSLLRTASASGMFTPLVIQMMAVGEETGQIDKLLIDVADFYDEEVDYGLSKLAESIEPILILAMGVLVLILALGVFLPIWDLGKAALGN; from the coding sequence ATGCCGCTATTTAATTATAAAGGCCGAGATGCAAAAGGGGCTGCAATCAGTGGCCAACTTGAAGCCGTCAACGGTGACTCTGCTGCGGCTGAAATTCAGCGAAGAGGGCTTATTCCTGTATCGATTTCAGAGCATGTTGAGAAGAAAGATATATTTGAAGGCCTTAAAAAAATACAACTATTTAAGCGCAAAGTATCGCTCGAAGAGCTGATTATATACTGTCGGCAAATGAATGCGTTGACTCGAGCGGGCATCCCCATCATACGCGCTATGAGGGGGTTGGCAGACTCGACCACTTCTGATTTGTTACACGATACTTTGCATGACGTAACAGACCGTCTTGAGTCCGGTGTAAACCTCGCAACCTCAATGCAGGCGCATCCAGATGTGTTTAATGACATGTTTATTAGCATGGTTCACGTAGGCGAAAATACAGGTCAGCTTGAAGACGCATTTAAGCAATTAAGTGCAAGCTTGGAGCTGGAGCGAGACACTCGACGACGTATAAAGCAGGCAACGCGTTACCCAACGTTTGTCATCATTGCATTGCTTTCTGCATTGATGATTATTAACCTGTTTGTCATCCCTAAGTTTGCATCTGTGTTTGCCAAGCTAGGTGCAGATCTGCCGATTTTTACTAAAATTTTAGTCGCCACCTCGAATTTTTTTCTAGACTACTGGTGGGTGGTGCTCGGTGTTTCCGTTATTGGCGTTGTATTATTTAAGCGCTGGTCGAAAACAGAGTCAGGCCACTATAAATGGGATCGTACCAAGCTTCGCTTCCCACTAGTCGGTAATCTGTTCGAATTGATTACGCTATCAAGGTTTTCTCGAAATTTTTCAATGATGCTCGCAGCCGGTATGCCGATTACTCATGCCTTGGCGGTAGCGGCGGAGTCTGCTAATAATAAATATATCGGTTACCATATAATGGCGATGAAGTCAGGTATAGAGCGTGGCGATAGCTTATTAAGAACCGCCAGCGCATCAGGTATGTTTACGCCGCTTGTTATTCAGATGATGGCTGTTGGAGAAGAAACCGGACAGATAGACAAACTATTGATTGATGTGGCGGACTTTTATGATGAAGAAGTCGACTACGGTTTGTCTAAGCTAGCAGAGTCTATTGAACCAATATTGATTCTCGCGATGGGTGTGTTGGTCTTGATATTGGCCCTGGGTGTATTTTTGCCTATATGGGATCTAGGCAAAGCCGCGCTAGGGAATTAA
- a CDS encoding GspE/PulE family protein, translating to MAEPKKKIRIGDLLVQNEVISEDQLMTALKEQKTSGRKLGNTLIDLGYVDEDNLLNFLSQQLGIPFVQLRHYQFDDELIKRLPENHARRFRALVLGEQQGELLVGMTDPMDIFAYDELVRILKQPIRQAVVRESELLNTLDLVYRRTEEISHLAEELDDELGDDAFDLAALTATGDDNEAPVVKLLQSIFEDAVQSRASDIHIEPDESVMRIRQRIDGVLQEHVMKEKRINAALVLRLKLMSGLNISEKRIPQDGRFNIKVKGRSVDVRLSTMPVQYGESVVMRLLDQTDGMLSLESLGMPKTVLERFRIAVSRPHGMVLVTGPTGSGKTTTLYGALSELNKPEVKIITAEDPVEYRLPRITQVQVNSKVGLNFSTVLRACLRQDPDVILVGEMRDQETAEIGLRAAMTGHLVLSTLHTNDSVSSAMRLTDMGAEPYLVASSLLGVLAQRLIRKLCDNCKQPYTPTDQEKVWLQAMDHTHTHSSSDYTKGSGCYQCSNTGYKGRMGGYEWLEMDEDMLDALRRSSPSEFTSAAKRSRYYQPLEQCALEYAKQGLTSLDEVFRISATLEDTSHRKDSGDLSLS from the coding sequence ATGGCTGAGCCCAAGAAAAAAATAAGAATTGGTGATCTGTTGGTGCAGAATGAGGTGATATCAGAAGATCAACTTATGACAGCACTTAAAGAGCAGAAAACCAGCGGCCGAAAGCTCGGTAATACATTGATCGATTTAGGTTATGTTGATGAAGATAACCTGCTTAATTTTTTGTCTCAGCAATTAGGTATTCCTTTTGTACAGCTTCGTCACTATCAGTTTGATGATGAACTTATCAAGAGACTGCCTGAAAATCACGCTCGTCGATTCAGGGCTTTAGTTCTAGGTGAGCAGCAGGGTGAGCTACTGGTGGGGATGACAGACCCCATGGATATCTTTGCTTATGATGAATTGGTCCGTATTCTAAAGCAGCCTATTCGTCAGGCCGTAGTAAGAGAGAGTGAGTTACTGAATACGCTTGATCTTGTATATCGTCGTACCGAAGAAATCTCTCACCTAGCAGAAGAACTTGATGATGAACTAGGTGATGACGCATTTGATTTAGCCGCGTTAACCGCAACCGGTGACGACAACGAAGCGCCCGTTGTAAAACTACTGCAATCTATTTTTGAAGATGCCGTGCAATCTCGCGCATCGGATATACATATCGAGCCTGATGAAAGCGTAATGCGAATTCGTCAGCGTATTGATGGTGTGTTGCAAGAGCACGTCATGAAAGAAAAGCGCATTAATGCTGCGTTAGTGCTTCGTTTAAAACTGATGTCAGGGCTTAATATTTCTGAGAAAAGAATCCCTCAAGATGGCCGATTCAACATTAAGGTAAAGGGGCGTAGTGTTGATGTTCGTTTATCGACGATGCCGGTGCAATATGGTGAGTCAGTCGTTATGCGACTGCTTGATCAGACTGACGGTATGCTTTCTTTAGAATCTCTCGGAATGCCAAAAACAGTACTTGAGCGTTTTAGAATAGCCGTAAGCAGGCCTCATGGGATGGTATTAGTTACGGGGCCGACAGGTAGTGGTAAAACCACAACACTCTATGGTGCGTTGAGTGAGCTCAATAAGCCAGAAGTCAAAATTATTACAGCAGAAGACCCTGTTGAATACCGTTTACCAAGAATCACTCAGGTGCAAGTGAACTCAAAGGTTGGACTCAACTTTTCAACTGTTTTGAGAGCGTGCTTAAGACAGGATCCCGATGTAATCCTAGTCGGTGAAATGCGAGATCAAGAGACCGCAGAGATTGGCCTTCGAGCTGCGATGACTGGCCACTTGGTGCTATCTACATTACACACTAATGACTCTGTGAGCAGTGCGATGCGCTTAACTGATATGGGGGCAGAACCTTATTTGGTTGCTAGTTCATTGTTAGGCGTGTTGGCGCAACGATTGATCCGCAAACTATGTGATAACTGTAAGCAGCCTTATACCCCTACAGATCAAGAAAAAGTTTGGCTACAGGCGATGGATCATACTCATACACATTCTTCCAGTGACTATACTAAAGGAAGCGGTTGCTATCAGTGCAGTAACACGGGTTACAAGGGGAGGATGGGGGGTTATGAATGGCTCGAAATGGATGAGGATATGCTAGATGCACTTCGAAGAAGCTCACCATCAGAGTTTACGTCTGCGGCTAAAAGGAGTCGTTACTATCAGCCATTAGAGCAGTGTGCACTTGAATATGCTAAACAAGGGCTAACCTCTCTAGACGAAGTATTCCGTATTTCTGCAACGCTTGAAGATACTAGCCATCGCAAAGACTCAGGCGATCTTAGTCTGTCATGA
- a CDS encoding ExeA family protein, which translates to MPFSLTPNTHFYLNSETHQQALELLLVALKNREGFIKISGEVGTGKTLICRKLLNALGDEYVTAYIPNPGLSPEGLYLAVAEELDVAVDLALGGHHVLKQINIKLIELATEQKRVVLVIDEAQVMPEDTIEALRLLSNLETESAKLLQVVLFGQPELNELLARPSLRQLQQRITFQHNITALNKQALQQYVGHRMSLAGYNGPALFDRKAVTLLYRSSKGIPRLINILCHKALMSAFGQGDRVVTRRHIKKAIQDTESVSMPRFSWLPLGGS; encoded by the coding sequence TTGCCATTTTCACTGACTCCCAATACTCATTTCTATCTTAATTCAGAAACACACCAGCAAGCATTAGAGTTATTACTGGTCGCACTCAAAAACCGAGAAGGGTTCATTAAAATATCGGGCGAAGTAGGTACAGGTAAAACATTAATTTGTAGAAAGCTTTTGAATGCGTTAGGTGATGAGTATGTAACCGCTTACATACCTAATCCAGGCTTATCTCCAGAAGGCCTTTATCTTGCCGTTGCTGAAGAGTTGGACGTGGCTGTCGACCTGGCCTTAGGCGGCCATCATGTGCTGAAGCAGATCAATATAAAATTGATTGAGTTAGCCACTGAGCAAAAGCGTGTGGTGTTAGTGATTGATGAAGCACAGGTCATGCCCGAAGATACGATTGAGGCATTACGATTGTTAAGCAATCTTGAGACGGAGTCTGCCAAACTTTTACAAGTCGTTTTGTTTGGTCAGCCTGAATTGAATGAGCTTCTTGCACGCCCAAGTTTAAGGCAACTACAGCAGAGAATTACCTTTCAACACAATATTACTGCATTGAATAAACAGGCGTTGCAACAATATGTTGGGCACCGTATGTCGCTAGCAGGTTATAACGGCCCTGCACTGTTTGACCGTAAAGCAGTGACGTTGTTGTACCGGTCGAGTAAAGGTATTCCTAGGTTAATTAACATCTTGTGTCATAAAGCATTAATGTCTGCATTTGGTCAGGGGGACCGAGTGGTGACGCGTCGGCATATCAAAAAAGCAATTCAAGATACTGAGAGTGTGTCTATGCCTCGGTTTTCTTGGTTGCCGTTAGGAGGCTCGTAA